The uncultured Cohaesibacter sp. genome window below encodes:
- a CDS encoding permease has product MLIIATVICLALWWTVYSWLIPFSEAVTSLVPVERHSHTGEAIAFFFYDVPKVLMLLTLIVFAMGVVRSWFSPEKTRALLAGKREGVGNVLSACLGILTPFCSCSAVPLFIGFVSAGVPLGVTFSFLIAAPMVNEVALILLVGLVGWNVALTYLFFGLGVAIVAGWVIGKLKLEGWLQDWVREIHSGANAPADFSGETLTMFDRYKLGYEAVREILAKVWVWIILGIGLGALIHGYVPQDLMVDIMGADAWWSVPVAVVMGVPLYTNAAGVIPIVEALLGKGAALGTVLAFMMSVIALSMPEMLILRQVLTLRLIAVFIAVVSCGILAVGFLFNAIF; this is encoded by the coding sequence ATGTTGATCATTGCAACGGTGATCTGTCTCGCCCTTTGGTGGACGGTCTATAGCTGGCTCATTCCCTTTTCCGAAGCGGTGACGTCGCTCGTCCCCGTCGAGCGTCACAGTCATACTGGTGAGGCGATCGCCTTTTTCTTCTATGACGTGCCCAAGGTGCTGATGCTGCTGACCCTCATCGTTTTCGCCATGGGAGTTGTGCGCTCGTGGTTTAGCCCTGAGAAGACGCGCGCCCTGCTGGCTGGCAAACGCGAGGGCGTTGGCAATGTCCTGTCGGCCTGCCTTGGTATTCTGACCCCCTTCTGCTCCTGCTCCGCCGTGCCGCTGTTCATCGGTTTCGTCTCGGCTGGCGTGCCGCTGGGAGTGACCTTCTCCTTCCTCATCGCCGCTCCGATGGTCAATGAGGTTGCGCTCATCCTGCTGGTCGGTCTGGTCGGCTGGAACGTGGCGCTGACCTATCTGTTCTTCGGCCTCGGTGTTGCCATCGTCGCCGGCTGGGTCATCGGCAAGTTGAAACTGGAGGGCTGGCTGCAGGACTGGGTCCGGGAGATCCATTCGGGGGCCAATGCTCCGGCAGATTTCAGCGGCGAGACGCTGACCATGTTCGACCGTTACAAGCTGGGTTATGAGGCCGTGCGCGAGATCCTCGCCAAGGTCTGGGTATGGATCATCCTCGGCATCGGGCTCGGTGCGCTGATCCATGGCTATGTGCCTCAGGATCTGATGGTCGACATCATGGGCGCTGACGCCTGGTGGTCCGTGCCGGTTGCCGTTGTCATGGGCGTGCCCCTTTACACCAATGCTGCGGGTGTCATTCCCATCGTCGAGGCGCTGCTCGGCAAGGGGGCGGCGCTGGGCACCGTGCTCGCCTTCATGATGAGCGTGATTGCGCTCTCGATGCCGGAAATGCTGATCCTGCGACAGGTGCTGACCCTGCGCCTGATCGCGGTCTTCATCGCGGTGGTAAGCTGCGGCATTCTCGCCGTCGGCTTCCTGTTCAACGCGATTTTCTAA
- a CDS encoding thioredoxin family protein has product MKQVKVYGPGCKRCETTAQMVRDAAAKLGLDADVEKVTDPKEIAMAGVLSTPGISIDGKLVHAGGLPDEAKLEGWLTA; this is encoded by the coding sequence ATGAAACAGGTTAAAGTCTATGGTCCCGGCTGCAAACGCTGCGAGACAACGGCCCAGATGGTGCGTGATGCTGCCGCCAAACTGGGGCTTGATGCCGACGTCGAAAAAGTGACCGACCCCAAGGAAATCGCCATGGCTGGCGTGTTGTCCACGCCGGGCATTTCGATCGATGGCAAGCTGGTGCATGCCGGTGGTCTGCCGGATGAAGCAAAGCTCGAAGGCTGGCTCACGGCCTAA
- a CDS encoding metalloregulator ArsR/SmtB family transcription factor — MENITNIFGALSDPIRLRILALIAEETELCVCELVGALELPQPKISRHCKVLNEANLLSSRREAQWVLYSLSEDNPDWARQAVTAAIEGVRKDPHHAVDRARLTSVQRPPVRCDLTEKQAC; from the coding sequence ATGGAAAATATCACAAATATATTCGGCGCCCTGTCTGATCCGATCCGGTTGCGGATACTGGCGCTCATCGCGGAAGAAACCGAGCTTTGCGTCTGTGAACTGGTCGGGGCACTGGAACTGCCGCAGCCCAAAATCTCACGCCACTGCAAGGTTCTCAATGAGGCCAATCTGCTCAGCAGTCGCCGCGAGGCACAATGGGTGCTTTATTCACTGTCCGAGGATAACCCGGACTGGGCAAGGCAAGCCGTGACGGCGGCCATAGAAGGGGTGCGCAAGGATCCGCATCATGCCGTTGATCGTGCACGACTGACATCGGTTCAAAGGCCACCAGTCAGATGTGACCTGACGGAGAAGCAAGCATGCTAG
- a CDS encoding L,D-transpeptidase gives MPSRRGFIKGSALMSFGLLAACSTRTKPTLPDPGLSSPFEVMYGPMPEEQFPLPAIDLSKINKKFLRQEVAYATNEKVGTLVVDTQNFFLYLVGENGRAIRYGVGLGRAGFEWSGRAVVARKAVWPTWTPPEEMIARQPELEKWSWQNGGMPPGLNNPLGARALYIYQNGKDTLYRLHGTAEVWSIGRAVSSGCVRMLNQDIIDLHRRVPPQTPIVVI, from the coding sequence ATGCCCTCCCGCCGCGGTTTTATCAAAGGTTCGGCCCTGATGAGCTTCGGCCTGTTGGCAGCCTGCAGCACCCGCACGAAGCCAACCCTCCCGGACCCGGGCCTCTCCAGCCCGTTTGAAGTGATGTATGGCCCGATGCCTGAAGAGCAGTTCCCGCTTCCGGCCATCGACCTGAGCAAGATCAACAAGAAATTCCTGCGTCAGGAAGTGGCCTACGCAACCAACGAGAAGGTCGGCACGCTTGTTGTCGATACGCAGAATTTCTTCCTCTATCTGGTCGGCGAGAATGGCCGCGCCATCCGTTATGGTGTTGGTCTGGGGCGTGCCGGGTTCGAATGGTCCGGCCGGGCCGTTGTCGCCCGCAAAGCCGTCTGGCCGACATGGACGCCACCGGAAGAAATGATCGCCCGCCAGCCCGAGCTTGAAAAATGGAGCTGGCAGAATGGCGGCATGCCTCCGGGGCTGAACAACCCGCTTGGCGCCCGCGCCCTCTATATCTACCAGAACGGGAAGGACACCCTTTACCGACTGCACGGCACAGCCGAGGTCTGGTCCATCGGCCGGGCGGTCTCCTCTGGCTGTGTGCGCATGCTCAATCAGGACATCATCGACCTGCACCGCCGGGTGCCTCCGCAGACCCCGATCGTGGTAATCTGA